In Struthio camelus isolate bStrCam1 chromosome 12, bStrCam1.hap1, whole genome shotgun sequence, the DNA window CACCAGCTGGTCCTGCGGGGTCCTCCACTCCGTCTTGGCTCGGGCTCCGCGAGGGTCCAGCCAGCTGGACCGGTCCAGGCAGACTCCCACGCCTGGAGCCGGCGAGGGCCACGTGCGGCGTGCCTGCGGGCCGGGAAGGCGGCGGGCCCCGCCGGGGCGACGTGACGGGGTCACCTTGCCTGGCAGTGGGACAGCGACCACATCTACCTGATCATGGAGTTCTGCGCGGGGGGCGACCTCTCCCATTTCATCCGCATGCGGAGGATACTCCCCGAGAAGGTGGCGCGCATCTTCCTGCAGCAGCTCGGTAAGGGCACcctgcctccccgctgccccccgcctccCTCGGCCCTCGCTGCTAGGCAGCCGGGAGACAGCTGGTCCTGTCCGAACGTCGAGtcctttttcctttggaaacccTCGCAGGGGACTTGGAGGAGTGGGGGGATGCGAGGGGCTGGGATCCATCCGCGTGGGGCAGGGAGCTTGGCAGCGAGGGGGTGCAAGACTCCATCCCCCCTGCCACGTGCCCCTCTGCCCATCCAGCCTGCGCCCTCAAGTTCCTCCACGACCACAACATCTCCCACCTGGACCTCAAGCCGCAGAACATCCTCCTTAGCGCCCCGGAGAACCCCCAGCTCAAGCTGGCAGGTGGGAGAGCCGAGGCCGGGCCCCGCGTGGGCACCGGGgctgctccccagggctgggggggagaggggacccCGGAGCTCCTCCCCAGCTGCAACGCTGGAGCCTGTCTGGGGGGTGTCTCCCTGGTGGAGAGCAGCATGACCCATTGCTGAAGAAGGGTGTCCCTGAGCCTCTCCTTGCTGTGAAGCCTCTTGCCGTGCTGGGTGCGGACAGGAGAAGGGCTGTGGGAGGGAGCTGTCTAACAGCAGGTCCCAGGGCCGTGCTGGGTGGTGTGTCCCCTAAGGGCTTCTGTCCCCTCCTCCCAGACCTTGGCTGGGTTACGGACCTGGGCGCCGGGAGCAAGGGAGCACTGGAGCTGACCACTGTTGTCCCCAAGGGACGTTTGGTCTCTTTTTCACCCGTGGGTCCCGACTAGGAAGGACTGCAGGGACCGATCCCCTCTCTCCAGACAGCGGCTAGGCCGAGGCGGTCCACCTTGTTGGGCGAGGAGCCTTCCGGCTGCATCTGAACTGCCCTTCATGGGGAAAACCTTTCCCGCTGCTGGTCCTGGTGCCGCAAGCGGAGCAGCCAGCCCAGAGCGAGCCCCCTGCAGAGCCGATTCCTTCCCCTGCAGCTCTCACAACCTTTCCCCATCGTGTCTCCCTGCAGATTTTGGCTTTGCTCAGTACATGTCCCCGTGGGACGAGAAGCACGTCCTGAGGGGCTCCCCGCTCTACATGGCGCCGGAGATGGTGTGTTGCCAGCAGTACGACGCGCGGGTGGACCTGTGGTCGGTGGGCGTTATCCTTTACGGTGGGCCTTGACTTTATTATTGGCCTTTACTGCctggctctgcggcctgcagggaGGTTTTCCCTGCTCCGTCTCTTGCCTCCCTGCACCCGGTAGTGCCCCAGGgcctggctgtggctgctgcaaACCGAGGGACCGGTCCCACGATGGGCACCGAATCCCTTTGCAGTCCAGGGAAATTTGGAGCCCCTGTCCCTTCCCGTGCAGTAGGGCCCGAGATCCCCTGCACATCTCTCCTCCACCGAAACATCCTTCAGCCCCACGGTGGTTCCTGCCCTCCCAGACCTGATGTAGGGCACTTCCAGGGGAGCAAAGCCATGGGACCGGCAGCCGCCAGCCCTCAGGGGTCGGTGTCCCCTTCCTGGGGCGAGGTAGACCCAGGGGTGCTCCTGGGAGAGACTTGCCCCTTGGCTGGGTGCTGTTGCCTTGGGCTCACCCTGGTCGCTGTCTTCCCCGGCAGAGGCACTTTTCGGGAGGCCGCCCTTCGCCTCCAGGTCGTTTGCCGAGCTAGAGGAGAAGATCCGCAGTGACCGGGTCATCGAGGTAACGTGAGGCCACCACGGGGCAGGGTGGCCGGGCGCAGGGTCAGGCCCTGCCTCGCGGGCGAGGGCTGGATGGTGCAGGGAGGATTTCGTGGTATGTCCCGCAGCTGCCTGAAAACGTGCCGAGGTCAGCAGCCTTGGGGCTTGGCCCTGGAGCCtgcggaggggaaagggctgaaTCATGCCAGGGCAGCAGCGCTGTATCCGGAGGGGCAGTGCGGGCTGGCCCGGGGGCAGGGGCCCGGCAGGGCTGTGCCAGCCTGGGAAGGGGTTGCCTGTGGTCCATGCTGGGGTCAGTGGTCTCCACGCAGCCAGTAGATCCCGCCTCCTCCAGGGCGCTCGGCTGGGCCGGCTGGAGCAGCAGCGTGGGGtcagcccccttccctccccagctgcccagccggccccggctctccccgGAGTGTAGGGATCTCTTGCAACGCCTCCTGGAGAGGGACCCCTTGAAACGCATCTCCTTTGAGGAGTTCTTCGCCCACCCCTTCGTGGACATGGAGCACGTGCCCAGCCCGGAGAGCCTTGGCAAAGCGGTGAGTGGGCAGCACGGTCGTGGGGGGCTGGAGCACGAGCTCGCAGGGCCACGGGGGGCCAAGTTCCCGATGGCGTAGATCTGGGACCCAGCGGGGCCAAGTGCCTGGATCTGAGCCCCAGTGCTGGCTTGTCTTCCCCAGACCAGCCTGGTGGTGGAGGCAGTGAAGAAGGACCAGGAGGGGGATGTATCAGCCGCGCTCTCGCTCTACTGCAAAGCCCTGGAGTATTTTGTGCCTGCTCTGCACTGTGAGTTGATCCCTTTCTGACCCAGATGTGGGGCAGTGGAAGAGGCCATGGAGCTGTGCTTGTCCCCAGGCTGTGCTGTGGGGTGGCTGGCTGCACCAAGACGTGTTTCCCTGCAGGGGAGGAGCGGAGGGCTGGAAAGCCTGAGCcccaggagacactgggagacACTGGGGTGCTTTAATCGAGGGGGGACAAGGGAAGAGGCGAGTGCTGCCTGCAAAGGGGAAGGGGCTCGTTTTCACGTGGGCCTCTGCAAGGCAGCTGAGCTGGGCACAAGGAACGATTAGTTCAGCGTTGCAACACAGCCTCTGGGGACGCCAGCAGCCGGTTTGCAGCCCCTGGTTTGCAGCCAGCCCGTCCCGGGATGACCTGTGGACTCTGCGAGCCCCTCGCAAGCCCTGGCCTTTGCTGTTTGATCACTCTTTCCCCCAGATGAAAGTGATGTTCGCCGGAAGGAAGCCATCCGGGCAAAGGTGAGCAAAATAGTCCTGGTGGGGGAAAGGGCTATGGCACTGCCTGCTTTCCCTGTCCAGTCTGGCTTTGCAAGGTCCTCTCTCCTGGGGAGAGTCCCCCTGTGCATTGCCAGGCAATGTGATGCTTGTCTGTGTGATGCTTGATGCTGCCCTGGGGAGTTTTAGTGCCCTCTGCTACCATCCCCAAGGCaagcagtggagagggggaggCTGGCCTGACTGTATCGCATGAAGCCACCCCAGGCACTGAGATACCCCACGGGCTGGCCCCCGGAGCCCCCTTAACCTGCCACCCTGCTGTCACCAGGTGGGGCAGTACATCTCCCGAGCAGAGGAGCTGAAAGCGCTGGTCATGAGCGACAGCAAGAGTCTTCTGCAGCAAGGAAACCCTGCCAGGGAGATCCTTAAAGGTATCGTTCCTGTGGGGCTGAGCCAACCCCTGACAAGCCTGAGCTGGGAACTGGACCCCTGCTAGACGGGAGCAAAGCCTGAGGCTCATGTAGAAGGTCTCTCCCTGCTGCCTGGCCACAGGCTGGCAAGACGGTTGGACCATCTCTCCTCTGCCACGCACCCCAATGTGTTACGTGACGCAGAGTTTCGCCTGAGAAGGGTAGAAAGGCGCTGGGCAGGGAGGAAGTTGCAGAGGGGTGTCAACGTAGCAGAAGGAGAGCCTCTCTTGTGGTTGTGGGCTGAAGGGTagctccctctccctgcagcccggGGCTGCTCTGCAATGCCTGTCCTGAAATGTCTCCTTGCAGAGATGGCCAAGGACAAGCCTCGTCTCTGTGCTGCACTGGAAATGGCTTCCGCAGCCATTGCTAAGGTGAGCCGCGGACCGGGGGCTCCCTCTACCCTCTGAATGGCAGGGGGTTTccggaaggggaaagagaaaacccAGGTGGAGAAGGAACTCGCATttccccccagcatccctccggCAGCCATCCTGCATCATCCCTGCGCGTGCCCTGAGCCTGACTGAGCCCCGCGGGGTCtcttgcaggaggaggaaggcaaagaCGACGGTGACACCCTGGAGCTCTACCAGCAGAGCCTGGGCGAGCTGCTGCTCATTCTGGCTGGTGAGTTGTGGCCACAGTGGGTAGAGGCCGGGGCTGCTCCTGCGCCTGGTGCAGCCGGCTGATGGTACGTCTTCCCTCTCCAGCAGAGCCTGCGGGGAGGAGACGGGAGCTGCTCCACGCAGAGGTAAGTGCCAGCATGCCTTTTTGGCACGGAGGTCAGGCAAGCTGGGCTCGCTGGGGGCTGGCATCTCTCTAGAGTCAGGGCAGGCCTTGGGCTTCCTGCAGAAAGCACAGATGCCAGGCAGGCTACCAAGAGCTCTTTGAGGGTAGCCTGCAGCACAGGGGCCAGAGGGGCTCGGAGATGGAAGGAATGATCAAAAATAGCTGTCTCGGTCGCCTCCCGCCCCTGGGGTCCTTCTCCTGCTGGCAAGACTCAGCCTGATCCTAACCCTCTCTCGGCTGACCCTGAGTTTTGGCTCTTGGCAGTTTTGGTGTTATCTCTAGAGGTGCCTGGTGCACCGAGTGCTTCAGGTCTTCTGGTGTGAGCCCGCAGGACCTCCTCTTTGATGCATCGGGGGCTGCCGGGTGGGCTTTGGTTCAGGGGTTATTTGGAGCGCCTGGTGTCCGTCTCCCCAGGGGCACTGGTGCTGGCTGCCCACGTGCTGGGGGCTAAAGTGGCTGCCAGAAGTGGGTCAGCAAACCCTGCCGAGGTCAATTGCCTATCCCCATCGCGGGGTCTGAGCCCGGCCTCGGGGCAGTGTGCCCCCTGCCCTGTGGCATTGCTTTGAAGGGACTTGGCATGTGTC includes these proteins:
- the ULK3 gene encoding serine/threonine-protein kinase ULK3 isoform X1, encoding MARAGWAPPRLDEFILTERLGTGTYATVYKAYRKRNTREVVAVKCVSKRSLNRASVENLLTEIEILKTIRHPHIVELKDFQWDSDHIYLIMEFCAGGDLSHFIRMRRILPEKVARIFLQQLACALKFLHDHNISHLDLKPQNILLSAPENPQLKLADFGFAQYMSPWDEKHVLRGSPLYMAPEMVCCQQYDARVDLWSVGVILYEALFGRPPFASRSFAELEEKIRSDRVIELPSRPRLSPECRDLLQRLLERDPLKRISFEEFFAHPFVDMEHVPSPESLGKATSLVVEAVKKDQEGDVSAALSLYCKALEYFVPALHYESDVRRKEAIRAKVGQYISRAEELKALVMSDSKSLLQQGNPAREILKEMAKDKPRLCAALEMASAAIAKEEEGKDDGDTLELYQQSLGELLLILAAEPAGRRRELLHAEIQTLMARAEYLKDHIKMREAQSMGKEALAESVRSSCTLQ
- the ULK3 gene encoding serine/threonine-protein kinase ULK3 isoform X3 encodes the protein MARAGWAPPRLDEFILTERLGTGTYATVYKAYRKRNTREVVAVKCVSKRSLNRASVENLLTEIEILKTIRHPHIVELKDFQWDSDHIYLIMEFCAGGDLSHFIRMRRILPEKVARIFLQQLDFGFAQYMSPWDEKHVLRGSPLYMAPEMVCCQQYDARVDLWSVGVILYEALFGRPPFASRSFAELEEKIRSDRVIELPSRPRLSPECRDLLQRLLERDPLKRISFEEFFAHPFVDMEHVPSPESLGKATSLVVEAVKKDQEGDVSAALSLYCKALEYFVPALHYESDVRRKEAIRAKVGQYISRAEELKALVMSDSKSLLQQGNPAREILKEMAKDKPRLCAALEMASAAIAKEEEGKDDGDTLELYQQSLGELLLILAAEPAGRRRELLHAEIQTLMARAEYLKDHIKMREAQSMGKEALAESVRSSCTLQ
- the ULK3 gene encoding serine/threonine-protein kinase ULK3 isoform X2; this encodes MARAGWAPPRLDEFILTERLGTGTYATVYKAYRKRNTREVVAVKCVSKRSLNRASVENLLTEIEILKTIRHPHIVELKDFQWDSDHIYLIMEFCAGGDLSHFIRMRRILPEKVARIFLQQLACALKFLHDHNISHLDLKPQNILLSAPENPQLKLADFGFAQYMSPWDEKHVLRGSPLYMAPEMVCCQQYDARVDLWSVGVILYEALFGRPPFASRSFAELEEKIRSDRVIELPSRPRLSPECRDLLQRLLERDPLKRISFEEFFAHPFVDMEHVPSPESLGKATSLVVEAVKKDQEGDVSAALSLYCKALEYFVPALHYESDVRRKEAIRAKVGQYISRAEELKALVMSDSKSLLQQGNPAREILKEMAKDKPRLCAALEMASAAIAKEEEGKDDGDTLELYQQSLGELLLILAEPAGRRRELLHAEIQTLMARAEYLKDHIKMREAQSMGKEALAESVRSSCTLQ